The window ACTAGAGTTATGTAAAGAAAATTATGAATTAAATGAGTTTAAAAACGATTTTGAAACAGCTGAGGGAGATGCATTTTTAATGTTAAAAATCTTAGCAAATAGAGGTGAAAAATTTGATGTAATAACATTAGATCCTCCGTCATTAATAAAGAAAAAAATTGATATTCACAGAGGAAGAGATATGTTCTTTAGTTTATGTGATGAAAGTTTTAAATTAATAGAAGATGGTGGTATTGTAGGTATTATAACGTGTGCATACCATATGAGTTTACAAGATTTAATTGAAGTTACGAGAATGGCAGCTTCAAAAAATGGGAAATTATTACAAGTTATTGGTGTAAATTATCAACCAGAGGATCATCCTTGGATTTTACATGTGCCAGAAACACTTTATTTAAAAGCTTTATGGGTTAGAGTAGTAAATAATTAATTTAAGGGGGAATAATTATGTACTTAGATATTTTAATAGCAGTAATACTTATATTTGCAATAGTTGAAGGCCTAAAAGATGGATTTTTATTACAGTTCTTTTCAATATTTGGGATATTTATAGACTTTATAATAGCTCAAAAATTTACTCCAATAGTAATGGAAAAATTAGCTATTAATACTAATGAAAGCAACTTCTTATTAACATATATAGGTGTATTTATAGCTTCTTACTTTGTTATTGCTATTTTAATGTTTTTTATAGGAATTATTTTGAAGAACCAAAATAAAGGATTTTTATCTAGAGGATTAGGAGGAGTTTTTGGTTTTGTAAAAGGACTTGTAATCTCTTTAATAATTTTATTTATATTTAACTATACTTCCCAAAAATATACAGCTTTAAAAAAATATGGAGTAGATAGTAAAACAAATGAATTTTTCTTAAATAAATCGCATTATATAGAAGAATA of the Cetobacterium sp. NK01 genome contains:
- a CDS encoding CvpA family protein — its product is MYLDILIAVILIFAIVEGLKDGFLLQFFSIFGIFIDFIIAQKFTPIVMEKLAINTNESNFLLTYIGVFIASYFVIAILMFFIGIILKNQNKGFLSRGLGGVFGFVKGLVISLIILFIFNYTSQKYTALKKYGVDSKTNEFFLNKSHYIEEYLPKELKSELNYIKGKELVEKYFNKMF